From the Vibrio tubiashii ATCC 19109 genome, the window GTTCATCAACGAGCACGTTGCTGGCAACATCGATGGCAACTGGATCGAGTCTATGACTGAGGGTACTCAGAAGTCTCGTCGCCTAAGCCCACCAGCATTCCGTTACCAGCTAACTGAGTTCGCTCGTAAAGCAGGTAAGCGTATCGTTCTTCCTGAAGGTGACGAGCCACGTACAGTTAAAGCTGCAGCTATCTGTGCTGAGCGCGGCATCGCTGAATGTGTGCTTCTAGGTAACCCAGAAGAGATCAAACGTGTTGCAGCACAGCAAGGCGTTGAGCTAGGTGCTGGCGTAACGATCATCAACTCTGATGAAGTACGTGAAAACTACGTTGCTCGTCTAGTTGAACTACGTGGCGCGAAAGGTATGACTGAAGTTGTTGCTCGTGAGAAGCTACAAGATTCAGTATTCCTAGGCACAATGATGCTTGAGAACGACGAAGTTGACGGCCTAGTTTCTGGTGCTGTTCACACAACTGCGAACACTATCGTTCCTCCGTTCCAGATCATCAAGACTGCACCTGATGCGTCTATCGTATCTTCTGTATTCTTCATGCTACTACCTGACCAAGTATTGGTTTACGGTGACTGTGCGATCAACCCAGATCCAACTGCTGAGCAGCTAGCTGAAATTGCTATCCAATCTGCTGATTCAGCTGCTGCATTCGGTATTGAGCCACGCGTTGCAATGATCTCTTACTCTACGGGTGAGTCTGGTAAAGGTGCTGACGTAGATAAAGTACGTGAAGCAACTAAGCTTGCTCAAGAGAAACGTCCTGATCTTGTTATCGACGGCCCTCTACAGTACGACGCGGCTATCATGGAAAACGTTGCTGCTTCTAAAGCACCAAACTCTCCAGTAGCAGGTAAAGCGACTGTATTCGTATTCCCAGACCTAAACACTGGTAACACGACTTATAAAGCAGTACAACGTTCAGCTGACCTAGTGTCTATCGGTCCAATGCTTCAAGGTATGCGTAAGCCTGTAAACGATCTGTCTCGCGGTGCTCTAGTTGACGACATCGTATACACAGTGGCTCTAACTGCAATCCAAGCAGACCAAGCGGCTCAAGCAGAAGAGAAAGTAGTTAACTAATCTCTCCTATCTGAGTAAATCAAACCCTCGCACCTTGCGAGGGTTTTTTATATCTACGGTTTTCCCTATCTCGCTGATATGTCCACCTTTTCATAACTTATTGCTACACTTTAGGTTCATCGATTGAAAAGGAATTCAAATGGAGCTCAAGCTATTTTCCACTAAAGATACCGTAGAAAAGAGCGTCCTTAAGACCACCAGCTTTTTCCTCGCAATTACTGGCGCTGGCTTCACTATAGTTAACTTTTTTATTTGGGATGTACCAAAGTTTGGCTACATAGACTTTGCTTATACCCTACTTTGCTTGTTTATCTATCTGAGAATTCAATTTGGCCATTACAAACCTTGGTATTCGGCTTTATTGATCTGCGGTTTGAGC encodes:
- the pta gene encoding phosphate acetyltransferase encodes the protein MSRTIMLIPASAGVGLTSVSMGVLRAMERKGVKVSFYKPICQPRSGGDQPDLTSTIVGANSDVKIGQPMMMSVAESLIGNDNMDELLETVVERYNQINKDADVTLIEGLVPTRKHPFANQVNAEIAATLGAEIVLVATPGTDNPAQLKERIEVACSNFGGTKNKNISGVIINKLNAPVDEAGRTRPDLSEIFDDADSAKQNEMKVMEIFNTSPIRVLGCVPWSIDLIATRAIDMAEHLNADIINAGDINTRRIKSITFCARSLPNMIEHFKPGSLLVTSADRPDVIVAAALAAMNGVEIGAVLLTGGYDIPEEIAGLCKPAFDSGLPIFKAQGNTWQTSLNLQSFSIEVPADDKERIEFINEHVAGNIDGNWIESMTEGTQKSRRLSPPAFRYQLTEFARKAGKRIVLPEGDEPRTVKAAAICAERGIAECVLLGNPEEIKRVAAQQGVELGAGVTIINSDEVRENYVARLVELRGAKGMTEVVAREKLQDSVFLGTMMLENDEVDGLVSGAVHTTANTIVPPFQIIKTAPDASIVSSVFFMLLPDQVLVYGDCAINPDPTAEQLAEIAIQSADSAAAFGIEPRVAMISYSTGESGKGADVDKVREATKLAQEKRPDLVIDGPLQYDAAIMENVAASKAPNSPVAGKATVFVFPDLNTGNTTYKAVQRSADLVSIGPMLQGMRKPVNDLSRGALVDDIVYTVALTAIQADQAAQAEEKVVN